The following proteins come from a genomic window of Achromobacter deleyi:
- a CDS encoding peroxiredoxin, with protein sequence MKTVGDKLEPFKVTGVKPGFNQHEENGVSAFEDITESSFPGKWKVIYFYPKDFTFVCPTEIVGFNKLAKDFEDRDAVLLGGSSDNEFVKLAWRREHPDLNKLGHYQFGDTTGALIDQLGVREKGAGVALRATFIVDPDNTIQHVSVNNLNVGRNPEEVLRLLDGLQTDELCPCNRTVGGATL encoded by the coding sequence ATGAAAACTGTTGGCGACAAACTCGAGCCCTTCAAGGTTACCGGCGTCAAGCCCGGCTTCAACCAGCACGAAGAAAACGGCGTCTCGGCGTTCGAAGACATCACCGAGAGCTCGTTCCCCGGCAAGTGGAAGGTGATCTACTTCTACCCGAAGGACTTCACGTTCGTGTGCCCGACCGAAATCGTCGGCTTCAACAAGCTGGCCAAGGATTTCGAAGACCGCGACGCCGTCCTGCTGGGTGGCTCGAGCGACAACGAATTCGTCAAGCTGGCCTGGCGCCGTGAGCACCCGGACCTGAACAAGCTGGGTCACTACCAGTTCGGCGACACCACCGGCGCCCTGATCGACCAGCTGGGCGTGCGTGAAAAGGGTGCTGGCGTTGCCCTGCGCGCCACCTTCATCGTCGATCCGGACAACACGATCCAGCACGTTTCGGTGAACAACCTGAACGTCGGCCGTAACCCGGAAGAAGTCCTGCGTCTGCTCGACGGTCTGCAGACCGACGAGCTGTGCCCGTGCAACCGTACGGTTGGCGGCGCCACGCTGTAA
- a CDS encoding carboxymuconolactone decarboxylase family protein — MEFLTTIKEQLPDWAKDIRLNLDAVIARSTLAPEDAIGAALSAAYAARSPVLVEAFKSGLSEADANAALTASALMGMNNTWYPYVEMTGDAQLKSLPAQLRMNAYATHGGVDKKRFELFALVASIIGKCHFCVASHYENLKKDGLSTEQLRDAGRIASVVNAAALALTAQGK; from the coding sequence ATGGAATTTCTGACGACCATTAAGGAACAGCTGCCGGATTGGGCCAAGGACATCCGCCTGAATCTGGACGCCGTGATCGCCCGCTCGACCCTCGCCCCGGAAGACGCCATCGGCGCCGCCCTGTCGGCCGCCTACGCCGCGCGCAGCCCGGTGCTGGTCGAAGCCTTCAAGAGCGGCCTGTCGGAAGCCGACGCCAATGCCGCGCTGACCGCCTCGGCGCTCATGGGCATGAACAACACCTGGTATCCGTACGTCGAGATGACCGGCGACGCCCAGCTCAAGAGCCTGCCGGCCCAGCTGCGCATGAACGCCTACGCCACCCACGGCGGCGTCGACAAGAAGCGCTTCGAGCTGTTCGCGCTGGTGGCCTCCATCATCGGCAAGTGCCACTTCTGCGTCGCCTCGCACTACGAGAACCTGAAGAAGGACGGCCTGTCGACGGAACAGCTGCGCGACGCCGGCCGCATCGCCTCGGTCGTCAACGCCGCCGCCCTGGCGCTGACCGCGCAGGGCAAGTAA
- a CDS encoding DUF4344 domain-containing metallopeptidase gives MLQGWTAGVEDGWFTLRNRATSGSEQTLYLNVGQAPENGRITDVNVVLNSTNPKASIGLVLNNRARKALCLLELTAAKQTILFCLNGDKRRDIASVPNVAKLDGSDRIKVVEVPGAARFIVNGQKIGDIEDEPALGSELGIMAYDVGTFGIADFTINSNLNSNKPAGGAAPQQGGAPQQPPRAPQQAPQSGENSGVQGSGPLPRFGGDTVRMVSVYVGIMRSIFLHEFGHALIGELELPSTGAEEDAVDIYSALQIVEPTMYPSKDKEANAMVNGGATYAALQWYYSGKLAEAKGAGNSPWQDEHTGDLKRFRNMLCIMYGGNPGVFESLVQQVGFEDRTKARCADEYAKQNRAWRRILAPHTRVGAWTPDGEQPANAPGAPVNVVFEPSSRRIGNMFANNLSQPIGNNIKELGKTYVLPRPVNVVFKDCGKLNAWYSPREGTITMCYELIENIAVMVSDIEMGTVGGEPKQGGGAAPQQQQQPQQPQQQPRQQPAGGAAPSGGFDELRDLGVPPTTLLFSSPYKGPTPNNHPRAKIVTTRDLVALYKNEKNLLVIDTSGSNETLPDAFPLADAGSDGSVADQMQNAFDGWLHKKTGTAEEHNVPLVFVGASMNDRSSYNAALRAGTLGWPAYWYRGGIEAWVANGLPMVKVKSAQDK, from the coding sequence ATGCTGCAGGGCTGGACCGCGGGTGTCGAGGATGGCTGGTTCACCCTGCGCAACCGGGCGACGTCCGGCAGCGAACAGACGCTCTATCTCAACGTGGGTCAGGCGCCGGAAAATGGCCGCATCACCGACGTCAACGTGGTCCTGAACTCGACCAACCCGAAGGCCTCGATCGGCCTGGTGCTGAACAACCGCGCCCGCAAGGCCCTGTGCCTGCTCGAACTCACGGCCGCCAAGCAGACCATCCTGTTCTGTCTGAACGGCGACAAGCGCCGCGATATCGCCAGCGTGCCGAACGTGGCCAAGCTGGACGGCTCGGACCGCATCAAGGTCGTCGAAGTGCCGGGCGCGGCCCGTTTCATCGTCAATGGCCAGAAGATCGGCGACATCGAGGACGAACCGGCGCTGGGTTCCGAACTCGGCATCATGGCTTATGACGTCGGCACCTTCGGGATCGCCGACTTCACCATCAATTCGAACCTGAATTCCAACAAGCCGGCCGGCGGCGCCGCGCCGCAACAAGGCGGCGCGCCCCAGCAGCCACCGCGCGCGCCCCAGCAGGCGCCCCAATCCGGCGAGAATAGCGGCGTGCAGGGTTCCGGGCCGCTGCCGCGGTTCGGCGGGGATACGGTGCGGATGGTGTCGGTCTACGTCGGCATCATGCGCAGCATCTTCCTGCATGAGTTCGGCCACGCCTTGATCGGCGAGCTGGAACTGCCGTCGACCGGCGCCGAGGAAGACGCGGTCGACATCTATTCGGCGCTGCAGATCGTCGAACCGACCATGTACCCGTCCAAGGACAAGGAAGCCAACGCCATGGTCAATGGCGGCGCGACCTACGCCGCGCTGCAGTGGTACTACAGCGGCAAGCTGGCCGAGGCCAAGGGCGCGGGCAACTCGCCCTGGCAGGACGAGCACACCGGCGACCTGAAGCGCTTTCGCAACATGCTGTGCATCATGTACGGCGGCAACCCGGGCGTGTTCGAATCCCTGGTGCAACAGGTTGGCTTCGAGGACCGTACCAAGGCGCGTTGCGCGGATGAATACGCCAAGCAGAACCGCGCCTGGCGCAGGATCCTGGCGCCCCACACCCGCGTCGGCGCCTGGACGCCGGATGGCGAGCAGCCGGCCAACGCGCCCGGCGCGCCGGTCAACGTGGTGTTCGAGCCCTCGTCGCGCCGTATCGGCAACATGTTCGCCAACAACCTGTCCCAGCCGATCGGCAACAACATCAAGGAACTGGGCAAGACCTACGTCCTGCCGCGGCCGGTCAACGTGGTGTTCAAGGACTGCGGCAAGCTCAACGCCTGGTACAGCCCGCGCGAAGGCACGATCACCATGTGCTACGAGCTGATCGAGAACATCGCGGTGATGGTGTCGGACATCGAGATGGGCACGGTCGGCGGCGAACCCAAGCAGGGTGGCGGGGCCGCGCCGCAACAGCAGCAGCAACCGCAGCAACCGCAGCAACAGCCGCGCCAGCAACCTGCCGGCGGCGCCGCGCCCAGCGGTGGCTTCGACGAACTGCGCGACCTCGGCGTGCCGCCGACCACCTTGCTGTTCTCGTCGCCCTACAAGGGGCCGACGCCGAACAACCATCCGCGCGCCAAGATCGTCACGACGCGCGACCTGGTGGCCCTGTACAAGAACGAGAAGAACCTGCTGGTGATCGACACCAGCGGCTCGAACGAGACGCTGCCCGATGCCTTCCCGCTGGCCGACGCGGGCTCGGACGGCAGTGTCGCGGACCAGATGCAGAACGCCTTCGACGGCTGGCTGCACAAGAAGACGGGCACCGCAGAGGAACACAACGTTCCCCTGGTGTTCGTGGGCGCCAGCATGAACGACCGCTCGTCCTACAACGCCGCGCTGCGCGCCGGCACGCTGGGCTGGCCGGCCTACTGGTACCGCGGCGGCATCGAGGCCTGGGTCGCCAATGGCCTGCCGATGGTGAAGGTCAAGTCCGCCCAGGACAAGTAG
- the ispF gene encoding 2-C-methyl-D-erythritol 2,4-cyclodiphosphate synthase — translation MSIPFRVGQGFDVHALVEGRPLIIGGVTIPHSHGLLGHSDADVLLHAITDALLGAAGLGDIGRHFPDTDPAFKGADSRVLLREAMARVRQAGWTPVNIDATLHAQAPKIGPHAPAMVRNIAADTGLAETEVNIKAKTNEGLGYLGRKEGIAATVVALLARA, via the coding sequence ATGAGTATTCCTTTCCGCGTCGGACAGGGTTTTGACGTGCATGCGCTGGTCGAGGGCCGGCCGCTGATCATCGGCGGCGTGACCATTCCCCACAGCCACGGCCTGCTCGGCCATTCCGATGCCGACGTGCTGCTGCACGCGATCACCGACGCCTTGCTGGGCGCCGCCGGCCTGGGCGACATCGGCCGCCATTTCCCCGATACCGACCCGGCCTTCAAGGGCGCGGACAGCCGCGTGCTATTGCGGGAGGCCATGGCGCGGGTGCGCCAGGCCGGCTGGACGCCGGTGAACATCGACGCGACCCTGCATGCGCAGGCGCCCAAGATCGGCCCGCACGCGCCGGCCATGGTCAGGAACATCGCGGCCGACACCGGGCTGGCCGAAACCGAGGTCAACATCAAGGCCAAGACCAACGAAGGCCTGGGTTACCTGGGCCGCAAGGAAGGCATCGCGGCAACCGTGGTGGCGCTGCTGGCGCGGGCCTGA
- the ispD gene encoding 2-C-methyl-D-erythritol 4-phosphate cytidylyltransferase gives MSDSIIAIVPAAGVGARASRPGAESVPKQYRPLAGQPMLRHAVAALLADDRVSQVRVAVTPGDGWVDQAVAGLPRTVWRACGGATRADTVAGALADSGVPDDTWVLVHDAARPGLPAAALARLIDACLADPVGGLLALPVADTVKGGDERVERTLDRNGLWLAQTPQMFRAGALRDALTAAAVNGVAVTDEASAIEAAGYAPLLVPGAMRNFKVTWPDDFELMEKWL, from the coding sequence ATGTCTGACTCAATCATCGCAATCGTTCCCGCCGCCGGCGTCGGCGCCCGTGCCAGCCGCCCCGGCGCCGAGAGCGTGCCGAAACAATACCGTCCGTTGGCCGGACAGCCCATGCTGCGCCACGCGGTGGCCGCCTTGCTCGCCGACGACCGCGTGTCGCAGGTGCGGGTGGCGGTGACGCCGGGCGACGGCTGGGTCGACCAGGCCGTGGCCGGCCTGCCGCGCACCGTCTGGCGCGCCTGCGGCGGCGCCACCCGCGCCGATACCGTGGCGGGCGCGCTGGCCGATAGCGGCGTGCCGGACGATACCTGGGTGCTGGTGCACGACGCGGCCCGCCCCGGCCTGCCGGCCGCGGCGCTGGCGCGCCTGATCGACGCCTGCCTGGCGGACCCGGTCGGCGGCCTGCTGGCGCTGCCGGTGGCCGACACCGTCAAGGGCGGCGACGAGCGGGTCGAGCGCACGCTCGACCGCAACGGCCTGTGGCTGGCGCAGACGCCGCAGATGTTTCGCGCCGGCGCCCTGCGCGACGCGCTGACGGCCGCCGCGGTAAACGGCGTGGCGGTGACCGACGAGGCCTCGGCGATCGAGGCCGCGGGCTACGCGCCGCTGCTGGTGCCCGGCGCGATGCGCAATTTCAAAGTGACCTGGCCGGACGATTTCGAACTGATGGAAAAATGGCTATGA